TGCCATTCAGGAATCGATCGATGGCACCCCGGTGACCTGGCTGGAGAAGGTCCGCGACGACCAGTACGAAGGCCAGGCATAAGCCCTGGTGGCGCTCCCCGGTTGATCCAAACCTGTAGCTACAGGGGTTTGCCATCCAGAGAGTGCTCCATGATGGCAAGCGTGAGAAAGAAATGGTGCTGGGCTGCCCTGAACGCTTCGTCACCATCGCGTCTCAGGATGGCCTGGACCAGCTGCTTGTGTTCACGTCGTGCCCGCGGCAGGGATTCTGCCGGGTAGGGCTCCGAGCCAAATCCCAGTGTGGCTCGGGCCGTGAGCTGCCTGGACTGGGTCTCAAGATGTTGATTGGCCGTCATCGCCATGATGCACGCATGCAGCTTCTGATCCAGCTCCCGCGCCCGCGAGGCATCGTCAGTCGCGCAGAACTCGTCGAGCAGGTGTTGCAGCTCGCTGGCCTGTTGCTGATCGTGCCGTTCAGCGGCGGTTCTCGCGACAAGTCCTTCCACCAGGCAGCGGTAATCGAAGAAATCCTTTAGCTGAGGCATCTCCTGGGCAAGGATGCGCTGCGCCGTATCGGGGGAGGCGTCGCTGACACGCTTGTACGTCACGAAAGTCCCGCCATCACGGCCTCGTCGTGACTCAATGAGCCCGAGCTCACTGACGATTTTCAATGCCGCTCTTACAGTCACACGGCTGACTGCCTGCCGCTCCGCCAATTCACGCTCTGATGGCAATCGATCACCCGGTGAGTAAGCGCCGATCGCGATGGCCGTCACGATTCTGTCGGCCAGTTCCTGCCTGGCGGAACCGGTTTCCCCGGCCAAAGTCCGGTCTGAATGACACGGCTTGTTCACAAGAACCCCCAAAAGGTATTTGAACAATACCTTTTACTGTGATTTTCTGATTCCGGTGAGTCGATACTGGTCACGACTCAAAAATTGCCGGGCTGAGTGTGCTCTTCAGGTCCAAAAGGCCGTTGTAAAACGAGCTCTGCATGACTGATGGCATCAGACCGGACCCGCGCACAGCTTACCAGTATCGAGCGCTACAAGAAGGCCAACGGCTCCCACAGGGCCATGTCAGATGTTGGCTAACCGACTAGAACAAAAGGAGATTTCTTGTGAGCCACAACACGCTGGAAAGCCTTGGGTATACGCAGGAGCTTTCCCGAACCCTGAAGCTGAGAGATCTCGTGATCTACGGCCTCATCTTCATTGTGCCCATTGCGCCCTTCGGGATTTTCGGCCACGTGATGAGTGCCAGTGGAGGCATGATCGTTACGGCCTACATTATCGGGCTTGTCGGCATGCTGTTCACGGCCATCTGTTATTCCGAAATGGCCAGGGAATTCCCTGTAGCAGGCTCGGTATATTCGTATGTATCACGGGGCAGCAATGGTTTTATCGGCTTCATGGCCGGCTGGGTCATGTTGCTGGATTACATTCTTATTCCGGCGTTGCTGTATGTGGTGGGTGCATTGGCGATCCATGACATATTTCCTGCGCTATCGCCTTTGATCCTCATTGTGGCGTTTGTCCTGTTCAATACTTATATCAACATCCGCGGGATCAGTTTTACGGCGGCATTCAACAAATGGATGCTGGTGGCAGAACTTCTTGTGCTCGCCATTTTCCTGATCATGGGGGTCGTCGCGGTCAGCCATCATGTCAACGGTGCCGTCTTCTCGGCAGCCCCGGTTTATGATGCTGATAACTTCTCACTCGGCCTGATCATTTCTGCCGTGCCTATCGCTGTTCTGAGTTTTCTGGGGTTCGATGGCATTTCGACTCTGGCAGAAGAGGCCAGGGGGGGCGGGCGAGCCGTCAGTCGAGCGATCTTCCTGGTCCTTCTGATCATCGGTGGCCTGTTCATCGCCCAGACCTGGATCGCGGCGCTGATTCAGCCGGATCCTGCAAAATTCGAGAATCTTGATACCGCCTTCTATGAAACGGCGCGTATCGCAGGCGGTGGTTGGCTGGCTACTCTGACTGCGGCCACCACGGCGATTGCCTGGGGCATTGCCGATTCCCTGGTCGCACAAATCGCGACAGCCCGTATCCTCTACAGCATGGGGCGTGATCGACTGTTGCCGGAACCGCTTTCACGTGTGCATTCGCGATTCAAAACGCCTTATATCAGTACGCTGCTTGTTGGAGCGGTATCCATCGTGGTCGGGATGGCCTTCATGAATTATCTCGCCCTGCTCACGTCAATCGTGACCATCGGGGCGCTGACCGCCTTCATGGTGCTCAATATCAGCACCCTTTACTATTTCGTGTTTAAAAAGAAGTCCGCCAACGTATTTCTCCATGTCATCTGTCCGCTGCTGGGTCTGGCCGTAGTGGGTTATATCTGGAGTGGCTTCGAGTATTACACGATCCTCACGGGCCTTGGATGGACCATCCTGGGCGTGGCCATTTACGCCGTGGCGCAACGTCGCGGCCGGTCTGTCAGCATGGAGATCTAGGATGAACTTCAAGACCATTCATGACATTCATCACTGTTTCGATCACGCGCTCCAGCCGGTAGAAACCATCAGCTCGGGCGACACTCGATGTTTTGACATCCAGGATGCCAGTGGCGGCCTGATCCAAAAGGAGAGTCAGGCCGACATCCTGACTCGCTTGCCTCATGATGCGTTGAACCCGGTCTGTGGTCCTCTGTTTATCGAGGATGCTGATCCCGGCGATGTCATCGAAATCGAGCTGGAAGATTTCGAACCTGGCGCATGGGGGTGGACCGGCCTTATTCCCGGATTCGGCTTGCTGGCCGATGATTTCACGCAGCCCTGGCTGAAAATCTCGGAATACGACAGTGAGTCGGTGTACTTTCGCGATGATATCGTGATTCCGTTTCGCCCCTTTGCAGGCACCATCGGTCTGGCGCCAGCAGAACCCGGACAACACTCCATTGTGCCGCCTCGTCTGTGTGGCGGTAATCTGGATATTCGTGATCTCGTCAAAGGTTCCAAACTGTATTTACCCGTTCAGGTCAGGGGCGGATTGCTCAGTATTGGCGATACTCATGCCTGTCAGGGTGATGGAGAAGTCTGTGGCACGGCCGTCGAAACCGGTATGAAAGCCACCGCAACAATTCGGTTGCATAAAGGGGACAGGATTCTGGCACCGATGTTTGATATGCCACCTGTCGAGAGGGATCAATCCCTCAATGAAGGCTTTATCGTGACCACGGGGGTGGGCGCTGATCTGATGCAGGGCGCTCGGGATGCTGTTCGATTCATGATGGATCGCCTTGTGAAAAAGGCGGGGATGGAAGAAGAGATGGCCTATGCACTGTGCAGTGTGGCAGGGCAATTACGCATTAGTGAGATTGTCGACCAGCCAAACTGGGTCGTGTCCTGTTATATGCCGAAAGCCATCTTCAAATCCACGAGCCTCAAGGCAATCTGAGCGGCTTTAATGTCGTCGATGACCGAGCTCCCGGCTCGGTCTTTTTACTCAGTTTTCAGAGAGCACCTGGTCGAGCGAGCTTTCGAAGCCAATGCCGGAACGCGCATCATGGTTAACTGATCATTTCTTTCAGCGGAAAACGCTGTAATATCAGCCTGATGAAGGTGATTTTTATCGGCTTGTCAGAGACCCTCAAAGAGCTTGTATGGAACTGAGGCATTTAAGGTATTACATAGTTGTTGCCGAGCAGCTGCACTTTGGGCGCGCTGCCAGGCTACTTAATATCTCTCAGCCACCATTGAGCAATCAGATAAAGAATCTTGAAGAAGAAATCGGTGTTCAACTGCTGGTCAGAAATAACAAGGAAGTTCGTATAACGCCAGCGGGTCAGTATTTTCTCGAAGCAGCCAGAAAATGCATAGCGGCGCTGGACAAGGAAATTGAATTCACCCAACGAATCGCACAAGGCAAGGAAGGGACCGTTTCCATAGGTTTTAGTGGCACCATGTCGTTTCATGTGCTCCCGTCTATTGTCAAGGATTTCAAGAAGAATCATCCTGGCATCGATATACGTCTGCAACAGTTAACTACATACAATCAGATTGTTGGGTTGATTCATGGAACCATTGATATAGGTTTTCTTGTTTCTCCGGTTTCTGACCAGCGAATAGATAGTATCACTATACTGGAAGAGCGCTTCGTTGCCTGTCTGCCCAAAAATCATCCACTGGCGACTGGCTGTCAGGTTATTGATGTAAGCAGACTTGGCAATGAAAACTGGGTCATGACGCCCCGCGAAGCAGGTCACGGTTACTACGATGCAATTCTGACATTGTGCAAGGAGCATGGTTTCAAACCCAATGTCATCCAGACAGCTCAGGAACAGCAAACACTGGTAGCACTTGTGGCTGCTGAAATGGGCGTTACATTACTCCCGCAATCTGCAACCTATATAAAAAATGACCATGTCGTATACAAGGAAATCGATTCGAACATGAAAAAGATCAGCTCGATGGCCTGGAATCCCGGTTTGTTGACAGATACAGCACGGCTTTTTATTCATCATGTTGAGGAGAGGATGCAAAAAGGCACGATCCATCAATTGATCGTGCCTGAGTCCTGAATGCCTTTAAAAGGGGCCCAGGTCAATTGCTACTGCAATACCCAGTGCCACCGCTCCGATAAGTATCCAGATCAATAGCAAGGGCATCACGAATTTCAGCCACTTGATCCATGGCACACCGCCAATGGCAATACTGGCCATCAGAATTCCCGAGGTCGGCGTAATAATGTTGGTGAACCCGTCACCAAAGTTATAGGCCAGTACGGCCACCTGTCGGGTCAAGCCGATGGTGTCTGCCAAAGGCGCCATGACGGGAACAACAATTGCTGCCTGGCCGCTGGCAGAGCTGATAATGATATTGAATGCCAGGTTGAAGACATACATGCCCAGCGCTGCTAAAACCCCGGGTAACGGTTGGAGCATTATCGCAATCGAGTTGACAATGGTGTCCAGAACATAAGCGTTTTCGAGCACCACGACGATGGATCTGGCAAGACCAACAATTAATGCTGCGTACAGCATCCCCTGTGCGCCTTTGATGAATAGGCTTACATACTGGTTTGCCGATATCTTTTCAATCACTGCTGTGCCAAGGCTGATAACAAGAAATAGTGCAGCCATTTCATGCAATCCCCAGGAAAGATTGAATACCCCTATCACGTAGCCGATCATGCAGAAGGAAAAATAACCCAGTATCACCTTGTGCTTGTGGGTGAACTCGCTGGGGATCGCGCTATTATTTTCAACTTCTGCAGGGAAGGGGATATCTCCCAGCACTGACCTGTTCTGGTCTTTTGAAATTTTTGAAATGTAATAACAAAGATAGGCGATTGTGGCTGTCAGAATGCATAGATAGACGGCGAAGCGAAACCATAAACCGCTGAAGATGGGCAAACCTGCAATCTCCTGTCCGAATCCGGTGGTAATGGGGTCCAGACCACCAATGGTATAGCCCGCGTAAGCGCCCAGATAAATGATCGCCACACCTGCGACAGCATCAAGTTTAAAGGCTCTGGCTATAATGATACCGATCGGGATAAAAGCAATAACAGCCGTTTGCAATGCTCCGATGAAACCGGCTGCCGAAAAAACGATCGAAACTGCCACAATCAATGCATATTTTTTATCCTGCGTTTTTCTGATCAGTTTCATAATGCCAGCCTGAATGGCACCAGTATGATCGAGGATAGCGAATGCACCGCCAATGGTTAATACAAGGAAAATAATATTTGCAGAGTCAATCAACCCGGACTGTATGGACAGGAAAAAGTCGTAGAGTGTTGTCGGACTGGCAGGCAATGATTCATAACTGCCTGGCACTACCATTGCAGCGCCATTCTCTGTTGTACGCTCGAAGCTGCCTGCTGGAATGATCCAGGTCGCAATTGACGCAATGATCAGCATGGCAAACAGGATGACGTACGAGTCCGGTATTTTTTTCTTCTTGTTGAGCGCTGAGGCAGCGGGTTCTGTTTTTTTCATTGTGATCTCCCTGGATACTACAAGGGTAAGCGCAAGGTCTTACCCTGTCAGTGATTAGCGGATGGTCAGTGACTCAAGATCTCTCGGGAAATAAGTAATCATTTCCATGCCTTTTTCCGTTATCACGATCGTATCGGAGTGCCGGAAGGCGCCAATCCCTTCCACATACAACCCGGGCTCAACGGAAAAGACCATGCCGGGCTCGAGAAGGGTATGATCTCCCAGATCAAAAAATGGCGCCTCATGGTTCAAGAGACCCATGTTATGGCCAGTGTGATGTTTCACATATTGAGTCAGGCCATTGTCCTGAAAATATTGCTGGACCTCTTCCTCGACTCTGGAAGCGGGAATACCCGGTTTAATGGCTCTAAACGCAACTTCCTGTGCCTCATGCATATGATTGAAGAACTTTTCCTGCTCCCTGGTAAATTCTTCAATAAACATGGTGCGCTCAAGCTCGCTTTTGTATCCCCATACGTCACAGGCGGCCTGAGAGACAACATTAAAGCCTTTTTTGAATACGGCGTTCTGGTTTTGCGAGTGCGGAAAAGCCGAATGTGGCCCAATCTGGCCTCGATAGAATGCATGAGCCGGGGAACCGTAAGGGCGGTATCCTGCGCCCAGTGTTTCAAACATTGCTCTGGTCGCTTCCTGAGTAGCGCGACCTTCTGCTTCCATTTCCCGGCCACCAGTGTGGGTGTACTTGACCAGCAGGCTGTGTGCCAGATTACCCCAGCGTGCAGATTCCCTGATGAGCTCGATTTCATTCGGTGATTTGATATAGCGCTGTCTTTCTACAAGCCCCTTGATGGAGCACTTGCTGGCAAATGTGATCAACGAAGTGATAAAAGGACCTGCATAGCCCTTGGCCGAACCATAGCCTTCGGCATCAAGACCTACATTCAGAGCGCCAAAGTTCTTGTCCTGAAGGACGGCCCTGAGATACTCCATCGGGTGAGTAATGCCAGGGTATTCGGGGTAGTCATGGGTCTCGCTTATGACGGCATATTCCTGTGCGTGCTCCACCTCCATACGAGGTACGAACAAGCTGAAAACACCCCTGGAATCGACTATGAGGGAGATGGGCCTTTCGGAAGGTCGAAAATTGAACCCTGTCAGATAAAATATATCGGTGACGTTGAAGAGTAGCGCTGCATCACACTGTTGGCTCTGCAAATTCCTGACGAATGTATCTTGTCTGGTTTTGATTTCCGAGGTTGGGATTTCCAGAATCATGGCGCGAGCTCCAGAATTGAACACTTCTGGAAGCTAACAGCGCTGTTTTGCGAGGGTAAAATACTATATAAATTCTGTTCGATATCCTGAAAGTATCATCGTTATTGCGTCAGGTTCTCAAACGGTTTTTCTGATCTTCTGTTGTTGAGCATGGCAAAAATTTTCTGCTCAAGAAAAATGTGTATCAGGTTTTTCCGGAAAACAGATTTCTTGTTAACTGTGTTTGGTGCCTTTTATTTATCATGTTGTCTTTGGATCTGGGGGCCTGGGGATAGGGAAACCCTGTCTGGGAGAGCCTGCTGAGCTTTCTGGTCGGCCATGTTTCAAACTTCCAGCAGCCGATAGCCGACACCCGCTTCCGTCTGGATCAGGGTAGGCTGCTCGGGGTCATCGCCCAGTTTGTAGCGCAGTTTGCTGATGATGATGCGCAGATAGTGCGTATCCCGCTGATGTACGGGCCCCCAGATGTCCTTTAACAGTTGTGTTTGTGTGATCACCCGTCCCGGATGCTCGGCCAGCATGGCCAGTACCGCATACTCCCGGGGGGTCAGCCTGATGAGTCGACCTGCCAGTGTGACCTTTCTCATATCGAAATCGATGATCAGCTCACCTGCTTGCAATCGTCTGGGCGCGGATGATTCGCCAGTACTGCTACGCTGCCGCAATACGGCTCTGACCCGAGCGAGCAGCTCCTGGATACCAAAAGGCTTGGTGATGTAATCATTGGCACCGGCGTCCAGGCAGGCCACCTTTTCGCTTTCCGAATCCCGCACCGACACGACGATGACCGGAATCCGGCTCTGCTCGCGGATGGCCTGAAGCACTTCCTGACCCTCGATATCAGGGAGGCCCAAGTCCAGCAGTACCAGGTCCGGTTGGTCGCTGACAGCCATTAAAAGCCCCTGGCCACCGGTTTCCGCCTCGAGCACTTCGTAGCCTTGCGAACGCAGGCTGATACGCAGAAAGCGTCGAATCGGTAGCTCATCATCGACGATCAGGATGCGCGCATGGTCAGGGGTCATTCACGGCCTCGCTATCCGGGTCAGTGTCTGCAGAGTCGAGCAGTGGCAAACGGATCACGATACTGGTGCCCTGGCCCGGGGAGTTGCTTTCGGCGTGGATGGAGCCGCCATGCGCGCCGATCATTCCACGGCAGATGGCGAGTCCGAGACCACTGCCATGTTTGCCACGGTCCCCTTCGCCGCCGGTAAAGAACATGTCGAAGACCTGTTCACGAAGCGCTTCCGGAATGCCGGGGCCCTCATCGCTGATGCGCACGATGAGATCGTCCTGTTGGCGTTCAGCGCTGATGCGAATGCGTCCATCGGGGGGTGAGAAGCGAATCGCGTTTTCGATGACATTAACCAGCGCCTGCTCGATCAGCGCCGGGTGTACGTAGAGCAGGGGGAGCTCGGCAGGCCAGTCGCGCTCGATGCTGATGTGATCCAGCGCAGTGGCCAGGCGTTTGAGGGCGGCGTTGATCAGGTCGGCCAGTGCCACCCAGTCCCGCTCGATCTTCAGGGTGCCATGGCCGAGACGCGTCATGTCCAGCAGGTTCTGGATATAGCGGTTCAGTCGCTCGCTTTCACCCAGGACACCGTCGAGCAGTTCGCGCTTGTCGTGCTGTGAGAGCTGATCGTCCAGATCGCGCAGAGAACTGGCAGCTCCGATGATCGAGGCCAGCGGCGTGCGCAGATCATGAGATACGGAGGAGAGCAGCG
This DNA window, taken from Kushneria phosphatilytica, encodes the following:
- a CDS encoding response regulator — translated: MTPDHARILIVDDELPIRRFLRISLRSQGYEVLEAETGGQGLLMAVSDQPDLVLLDLGLPDIEGQEVLQAIREQSRIPVIVVSVRDSESEKVACLDAGANDYITKPFGIQELLARVRAVLRQRSSTGESSAPRRLQAGELIIDFDMRKVTLAGRLIRLTPREYAVLAMLAEHPGRVITQTQLLKDIWGPVHQRDTHYLRIIISKLRYKLGDDPEQPTLIQTEAGVGYRLLEV
- a CDS encoding APC family permease → MSHNTLESLGYTQELSRTLKLRDLVIYGLIFIVPIAPFGIFGHVMSASGGMIVTAYIIGLVGMLFTAICYSEMAREFPVAGSVYSYVSRGSNGFIGFMAGWVMLLDYILIPALLYVVGALAIHDIFPALSPLILIVAFVLFNTYINIRGISFTAAFNKWMLVAELLVLAIFLIMGVVAVSHHVNGAVFSAAPVYDADNFSLGLIISAVPIAVLSFLGFDGISTLAEEARGGGRAVSRAIFLVLLIIGGLFIAQTWIAALIQPDPAKFENLDTAFYETARIAGGGWLATLTAATTAIAWGIADSLVAQIATARILYSMGRDRLLPEPLSRVHSRFKTPYISTLLVGAVSIVVGMAFMNYLALLTSIVTIGALTAFMVLNISTLYYFVFKKKSANVFLHVICPLLGLAVVGYIWSGFEYYTILTGLGWTILGVAIYAVAQRRGRSVSMEI
- a CDS encoding LysR substrate-binding domain-containing protein: MELRHLRYYIVVAEQLHFGRAARLLNISQPPLSNQIKNLEEEIGVQLLVRNNKEVRITPAGQYFLEAARKCIAALDKEIEFTQRIAQGKEGTVSIGFSGTMSFHVLPSIVKDFKKNHPGIDIRLQQLTTYNQIVGLIHGTIDIGFLVSPVSDQRIDSITILEERFVACLPKNHPLATGCQVIDVSRLGNENWVMTPREAGHGYYDAILTLCKEHGFKPNVIQTAQEQQTLVALVAAEMGVTLLPQSATYIKNDHVVYKEIDSNMKKISSMAWNPGLLTDTARLFIHHVEERMQKGTIHQLIVPES
- a CDS encoding YfcC family protein, coding for MKKTEPAASALNKKKKIPDSYVILFAMLIIASIATWIIPAGSFERTTENGAAMVVPGSYESLPASPTTLYDFFLSIQSGLIDSANIIFLVLTIGGAFAILDHTGAIQAGIMKLIRKTQDKKYALIVAVSIVFSAAGFIGALQTAVIAFIPIGIIIARAFKLDAVAGVAIIYLGAYAGYTIGGLDPITTGFGQEIAGLPIFSGLWFRFAVYLCILTATIAYLCYYISKISKDQNRSVLGDIPFPAEVENNSAIPSEFTHKHKVILGYFSFCMIGYVIGVFNLSWGLHEMAALFLVISLGTAVIEKISANQYVSLFIKGAQGMLYAALIVGLARSIVVVLENAYVLDTIVNSIAIMLQPLPGVLAALGMYVFNLAFNIIISSASGQAAIVVPVMAPLADTIGLTRQVAVLAYNFGDGFTNIITPTSGILMASIAIGGVPWIKWLKFVMPLLLIWILIGAVALGIAVAIDLGPF
- a CDS encoding FadR/GntR family transcriptional regulator — protein: MNKPCHSDRTLAGETGSARQELADRIVTAIAIGAYSPGDRLPSERELAERQAVSRVTVRAALKIVSELGLIESRRGRDGGTFVTYKRVSDASPDTAQRILAQEMPQLKDFFDYRCLVEGLVARTAAERHDQQQASELQHLLDEFCATDDASRARELDQKLHACIMAMTANQHLETQSRQLTARATLGFGSEPYPAESLPRARREHKQLVQAILRRDGDEAFRAAQHHFFLTLAIMEHSLDGKPL
- a CDS encoding M24 family metallopeptidase — protein: MILEIPTSEIKTRQDTFVRNLQSQQCDAALLFNVTDIFYLTGFNFRPSERPISLIVDSRGVFSLFVPRMEVEHAQEYAVISETHDYPEYPGITHPMEYLRAVLQDKNFGALNVGLDAEGYGSAKGYAGPFITSLITFASKCSIKGLVERQRYIKSPNEIELIRESARWGNLAHSLLVKYTHTGGREMEAEGRATQEATRAMFETLGAGYRPYGSPAHAFYRGQIGPHSAFPHSQNQNAVFKKGFNVVSQAACDVWGYKSELERTMFIEEFTREQEKFFNHMHEAQEVAFRAIKPGIPASRVEEEVQQYFQDNGLTQYVKHHTGHNMGLLNHEAPFFDLGDHTLLEPGMVFSVEPGLYVEGIGAFRHSDTIVITEKGMEMITYFPRDLESLTIR
- a CDS encoding acetamidase/formamidase family protein, whose translation is MDGPSWAWPFTPWRNVAAGLSAWRSRMNFKTIHDIHHCFDHALQPVETISSGDTRCFDIQDASGGLIQKESQADILTRLPHDALNPVCGPLFIEDADPGDVIEIELEDFEPGAWGWTGLIPGFGLLADDFTQPWLKISEYDSESVYFRDDIVIPFRPFAGTIGLAPAEPGQHSIVPPRLCGGNLDIRDLVKGSKLYLPVQVRGGLLSIGDTHACQGDGEVCGTAVETGMKATATIRLHKGDRILAPMFDMPPVERDQSLNEGFIVTTGVGADLMQGARDAVRFMMDRLVKKAGMEEEMAYALCSVAGQLRISEIVDQPNWVVSCYMPKAIFKSTSLKAI